GCGCGCATGGTGGCCCCCTTCCGGGGCCCGGCGCACTTCACCCCGCGGCTCCCGCCCCGCTTCGGCGAGTGGGTGGTGGATCAGCTCTTCGTGGTGGCCCTGCCGGAGGAGTTCTTCTACCGGGGCTACATGCAGGCCCGCCTGCGCGACGCGTGGCCCCAGGGCCGGCGCTTCCTGGGCGTCCGGCTGGGTCCGGCCTTCTGGCTCACGGCGGTGCTCTTCGCGCTCGGCCACCTCGCCATCTTCCAGGTGTGGCGCCTGTCCGTCTTCTTCCCCGCCCTGCTCTTCGGCTGGATGCGCGAGCGCACCGGCAGCGTGGTGGGCGCCGCCCTCTTCCACGCCGCCGCCAACCTCTTCGTGCGCTTCCTCGAGGTGTCCTTCTTCGGGGTGTGAGGGACTACGGCGTGAGGTGCCGCACCTGGAGGTCCGAGCCCACCACCAGCGTGGTGCCCTCGGCCAGCTCCACCCAACCCGCCGGGCGGGTCAGGTGCGTGGCCACCACCACCGAGCGCCTGCGCCGGTGCGCCACCACCCCGGGCTGCGTCTCGGGCGAGCTGGGCGTGATGCCGCACACCTCGCAGCGGTCCGTCCCCTCCAGGCGCGTGTAGAACAGCGGCTGGGCGCCCACCCGGGTGGCCGCCAGGATGTAGCCGTTGGTGGCCAGCAGATTCACCGTGGAGACGCGCGCGGCCCCCGCCTTCACCGAGGCCTTCGCCAGCGCCTGGGCCGTGTCCGCCAGCAGCCGGCCCGCTACCTCGGCACCCAACCTCGGGTCATCCGCGTGCCCCGTGGCCCACAGCCGCTCGAGGAAGAGCGCGAAGGCCACCTCGCTGTCCGTCTCTCCACGGATCTGCCGCTGGAGGAAGTCCGGCACGCGGGCCAGCAGCCCCGCGCGGATGCTGGGGAAGTCCTGGATGCTGCCCTGGTGGGCGAACAGCCAGCGCCGCGAGCGGAAGGGCTGCGTGTTCTCCTCCAGGGAGAGCCCCACGGGCAGGCGCCGCGCGTGGAAGAGCAGCACCTCGGACTCATGCCGGGGCGCGAGCGAATCCAGGCTCAGGTTCGCGTCCCCGGGGAAGCGCCTCAACAGGACGTCGTCCTGGGCGTAGGCTCCAATGCCCGCGGCATTCGAGCGTCCCTCCCCCTGGAGAGCCACCTGCCCTTCCAGCCGATGCAGCTCGCACCGCATCAAGTTCGGGTCGGACGTCAAGACGGCCAGGGCGACGGACATGCGGATGAACCCCCTTGTTCAATCCATAGATAATGACGGCCCCCAGCCCCCTCAAGCCAGTTCCCGGCCCGCCGGAAGTCACTCCAACCCCTTGAAACGACTGGGGTTTACACATACGGAACGTTTGACAGCCCGGATGCGAGGTGCCTAAC
Above is a genomic segment from Archangium lipolyticum containing:
- the mrtX gene encoding myxosortase MrtX, producing MSTASASAPWRPNAVQEAVGLWALGFLGIIVAFLLFGGSGIPKLVATVGFLYLPLIPMRWRGEDYRDYGLSPRTWRQDVRLFLGMSLVVFPLFFGAFALWTQVILPNLPAELARMVAPFRGPAHFTPRLPPRFGEWVVDQLFVVALPEEFFYRGYMQARLRDAWPQGRRFLGVRLGPAFWLTAVLFALGHLAIFQVWRLSVFFPALLFGWMRERTGSVVGAALFHAAANLFVRFLEVSFFGV
- a CDS encoding class II glutamine amidotransferase codes for the protein MSVALAVLTSDPNLMRCELHRLEGQVALQGEGRSNAAGIGAYAQDDVLLRRFPGDANLSLDSLAPRHESEVLLFHARRLPVGLSLEENTQPFRSRRWLFAHQGSIQDFPSIRAGLLARVPDFLQRQIRGETDSEVAFALFLERLWATGHADDPRLGAEVAGRLLADTAQALAKASVKAGAARVSTVNLLATNGYILAATRVGAQPLFYTRLEGTDRCEVCGITPSSPETQPGVVAHRRRRSVVVATHLTRPAGWVELAEGTTLVVGSDLQVRHLTP